One window of the Bradyrhizobium sp. NP1 genome contains the following:
- a CDS encoding EcsC family protein gives MSHEPTTIVLTPADHAALKVAVRHLETPNFAARLADYAGAPVNRILTLLPKTVNRQLSGLVRTAVMKGLDVVVDTLNEKPAGTPATTFSSLLAGVAGGVSGMLGLGALAVELPLTTTFMLRAIAEIAQHEGEDLSKLEARLACLEVFAFGAKRTEENVDVGYYAARTLISKYTGDVAALFLERGAVDASAPVVAGFVTEIVSRFGLVVSDKIAAGAVPVIGAVSGATVNIIFMEHFQRIAKGHFTLRRLERAYGAAHVHQHYSALASGLSKRAG, from the coding sequence ATGAGCCATGAACCGACCACGATCGTCCTGACCCCGGCTGACCATGCCGCGCTCAAGGTCGCGGTCAGGCATCTGGAAACCCCGAACTTCGCGGCGCGGCTTGCCGACTATGCGGGCGCGCCGGTCAACCGGATCCTCACCTTGCTGCCGAAGACGGTCAACCGCCAGCTGTCGGGACTGGTGCGCACGGCCGTGATGAAGGGCCTCGACGTCGTCGTCGATACGCTGAACGAAAAGCCGGCGGGAACGCCGGCAACGACGTTCTCCTCGCTGCTTGCGGGGGTTGCAGGCGGCGTGAGCGGCATGCTCGGCCTCGGCGCGCTCGCCGTCGAGCTGCCGCTGACCACGACCTTCATGCTGCGCGCGATCGCGGAGATCGCCCAGCACGAGGGCGAGGATCTCTCGAAGCTCGAAGCGCGCCTGGCCTGCCTCGAAGTCTTCGCCTTCGGCGCGAAGCGCACGGAGGAAAATGTCGACGTCGGCTACTATGCCGCGCGCACGCTGATCAGCAAATACACCGGCGACGTCGCAGCGCTGTTCCTCGAGCGGGGCGCGGTCGATGCATCCGCGCCTGTCGTCGCCGGCTTCGTGACCGAGATCGTCTCGCGCTTCGGCCTGGTCGTTTCCGACAAGATCGCCGCCGGCGCGGTGCCTGTGATCGGCGCGGTCAGCGGGGCCACCGTCAACATCATCTTCATGGAGCATTTTCAGCGGATCGCGAAGGGTCACTTCACCTTGCGCCGGCTGGAACGTGCCTATGGCGCCGCTCATGTCCACCAGCACTATTCGGCGCTGGCGAGCGGCCTCTCGAAGCGAGCGGGCTGA
- a CDS encoding heavy metal translocating P-type ATPase, with translation MEYSFRHSMRGRVRLSIPALGHNRRLAETFLAWLNAQNGIRSARINYDCASLVLEYDPAQETLLRLLLDRVKGLSLAEIKAFCAEAVQAAPSSARAKEASKQSPLALPTLSLAMAFSANPVVIALNMPLMLWNAVPIARRAWKVWANEKRLNIDVLDTLAITSSVLQGNPLAGCIVTWLIKLGDWIRDLTAAGSRRAISELLEFQTKTAWIKRDGAVISVPAAELAAGDLVVVYPGEMIPVDGEVIEGQATIDQKTITGEGLPVNRGKGEAAFAATVIREGQITVRALRVGSATTAGQIVHLVESAPIGDTRMQNHAERFADRLVAPTLALAASTAAVTGDFNRFLSLVIVDYGTGIRVAAPTSVLSSMTHAARAGMIIKSGGHMEKLADVDTIVFDKTGTLTHGTPAVLDILSYQKSITPGHLLGLAAAAETRLQHPVAEALRTRARQLKVNIPACNETTYRIGLGVEGQVNGYYVHVGNERFMRQSDIAVGHSASDRAALDERGYSSLYIAVDGELAGLVPYSDEIRNESRPVIERLHALGIRSSIMLTGDNAVVARAVCRNLGLTEHFADMLPADKASVIQELQRSGRRVAMVGDGINDSPALSFADVGIAMKHGAEVTHESADVILMEDSLWKLVKAVEISQGAVRLIRQNYGIVAILNTLALGLALPGGLITPEITALISNGSAILASMNGIRPILRYQ, from the coding sequence ATGGAATACTCCTTTCGACATTCGATGCGCGGACGGGTGCGGCTCAGCATCCCCGCGCTCGGTCACAACCGCCGGCTCGCCGAAACCTTCCTCGCCTGGCTGAACGCGCAGAACGGCATCCGCAGCGCGCGGATCAACTATGATTGCGCGAGCCTCGTGCTGGAATATGACCCGGCGCAGGAGACGCTACTCCGCCTCCTGCTCGATCGCGTCAAGGGCCTCAGCCTCGCCGAGATCAAGGCGTTCTGCGCGGAGGCTGTGCAGGCGGCGCCATCGAGCGCACGAGCCAAGGAAGCATCGAAGCAATCGCCGCTGGCGTTGCCGACGCTGTCGCTCGCGATGGCGTTCTCCGCCAATCCGGTCGTGATCGCACTCAACATGCCCTTGATGCTGTGGAACGCCGTGCCGATCGCCCGGCGTGCCTGGAAGGTCTGGGCGAACGAGAAGCGCCTCAACATCGACGTGCTCGACACGCTCGCCATCACCTCCTCGGTCCTGCAGGGCAATCCGCTCGCCGGCTGCATCGTCACCTGGCTGATCAAACTCGGCGACTGGATCCGCGACCTCACCGCGGCCGGCTCGCGCCGCGCGATCAGCGAGCTGCTCGAATTCCAGACCAAGACCGCCTGGATCAAGCGGGACGGCGCGGTGATATCGGTTCCCGCAGCCGAGCTTGCGGCCGGCGATCTCGTAGTCGTCTATCCCGGCGAGATGATCCCCGTCGACGGCGAGGTCATCGAGGGCCAGGCCACGATCGACCAGAAGACCATCACCGGCGAAGGCCTTCCCGTGAACCGCGGCAAGGGCGAAGCCGCCTTTGCCGCGACCGTGATCCGCGAAGGCCAGATCACGGTGCGGGCGCTTCGTGTGGGCTCGGCCACCACCGCCGGCCAGATCGTGCATCTCGTCGAATCCGCGCCGATCGGCGACACCCGCATGCAGAACCACGCCGAGCGCTTTGCCGACCGCCTGGTCGCGCCGACGCTGGCGCTCGCAGCCTCCACCGCGGCCGTCACCGGCGACTTCAACCGCTTCCTGTCGCTCGTCATCGTCGACTACGGCACCGGCATCCGCGTCGCCGCGCCGACCTCGGTGCTGTCGTCGATGACGCACGCGGCGCGCGCCGGCATGATCATCAAGAGCGGCGGCCACATGGAGAAGCTCGCCGATGTCGACACCATCGTGTTCGACAAGACGGGCACGCTGACCCACGGCACGCCGGCCGTGCTCGACATCCTGTCCTACCAGAAATCGATCACGCCGGGCCATCTGCTCGGCCTTGCCGCCGCCGCCGAAACCCGGCTGCAGCACCCGGTCGCTGAGGCGCTTCGCACCCGGGCACGACAGCTCAAGGTCAACATCCCCGCCTGCAACGAGACCACCTATCGGATCGGCCTTGGTGTCGAGGGCCAGGTCAACGGCTACTACGTCCATGTCGGCAATGAGCGCTTCATGCGCCAGAGCGACATTGCGGTCGGACACTCGGCGTCCGACCGCGCCGCGCTGGATGAGCGCGGCTATTCGAGCCTCTATATCGCCGTCGACGGCGAGCTCGCCGGCCTCGTCCCCTATTCCGACGAGATCCGCAACGAGAGCCGTCCCGTGATCGAACGTCTGCATGCGCTGGGGATCAGGAGCAGCATCATGCTGACCGGCGACAACGCGGTGGTCGCGCGCGCCGTCTGCCGCAACCTCGGCCTCACCGAACATTTCGCCGACATGCTTCCGGCCGACAAGGCAAGCGTGATCCAGGAACTGCAGCGTTCGGGCCGCAGGGTCGCCATGGTCGGCGACGGCATCAACGATTCCCCGGCGTTGAGCTTCGCCGATGTCGGCATCGCCATGAAGCACGGCGCCGAAGTCACCCATGAATCCGCCGACGTGATCCTGATGGAGGATTCGCTGTGGAAGCTCGTCAAGGCGGTCGAGATCTCGCAAGGCGCAGTTCGCCTGATCAGGCAGAACTACGGCATCGTGGCGATCCTCAACACGCTGGCGCTCGGGCTTGCGCTGCCCGGCGGGCTGATCACGCCCGAGATCACCGCGCTGATCAGCAACGGCTCGGCGATCCTCGCCAGCATGAACGGAATCCGGCCGATCCTCAGATATCAATGA
- a CDS encoding HMA2 domain-containing protein: protein MTKMKLQIAHQVPGRIRMKVPSVKANPELAEQIKQTFAVIPGIEEVIVNPVTGSVVLHYDTDQHHAFHGQLQHHTGVHCPPPNNEIDALARKIEQEAEYLAEHSHTAKAVVDFFRDFDHQIKIATGNVVDLKILLAGGIAAFTIFEVGANAATPVWVTLAIFALNHMIQANMAAAEQQEEVPATA from the coding sequence ATGACGAAGATGAAGCTGCAGATCGCGCACCAGGTGCCCGGGCGCATCCGCATGAAGGTTCCGTCGGTCAAGGCCAACCCTGAGCTGGCCGAGCAGATCAAGCAGACCTTTGCCGTGATCCCCGGGATCGAGGAGGTCATCGTCAACCCGGTGACGGGGAGCGTGGTGCTTCACTACGACACCGACCAGCACCATGCATTTCACGGCCAGCTTCAGCATCACACCGGCGTCCATTGCCCGCCGCCGAACAATGAGATCGATGCGCTGGCGCGCAAGATCGAGCAGGAAGCCGAATATCTCGCCGAACATTCCCATACCGCCAAGGCCGTAGTCGATTTCTTCCGTGACTTCGATCACCAGATCAAGATCGCGACCGGCAACGTCGTCGACCTCAAGATCCTGCTCGCCGGCGGCATTGCCGCTTTCACCATTTTCGAGGTGGGCGCCAACGCCGCGACCCCGGTCTGGGTCACGCTGGCGATCTTCGCGCTCAACCACATGATCCAGGCCAACATGGCCGCGGCCGAACAGCAGGAGGAAGTCCCCGCCACCGCGTGA
- a CDS encoding DUF5132 domain-containing protein — protein MNKTVAAVAVVAVGAALFEAALLPGIAVGVAAVAAPKYFPKLAGALNPLFKSTVRGTYKLAQRSKEMFAEAHEQVNDIVAEVKAENEAQATKPPAGRSQTAA, from the coding sequence TTGAACAAGACGGTAGCGGCCGTGGCGGTGGTTGCCGTCGGGGCAGCCCTGTTCGAGGCGGCGCTGCTGCCCGGCATTGCGGTCGGCGTCGCTGCAGTCGCGGCCCCCAAATATTTCCCCAAGCTCGCGGGTGCGCTGAACCCGCTGTTCAAATCCACGGTCCGCGGCACCTACAAGCTCGCGCAGCGTTCGAAGGAGATGTTCGCCGAAGCCCATGAGCAGGTGAACGACATCGTTGCCGAAGTGAAGGCCGAGAATGAGGCCCAGGCGACCAAGCCGCCGGCCGGCCGCAGCCAGACCGCGGCCTGA